The genome window ACAGCCGGACGCTCGCCGCGCCGCGGTCGAGGTTGCGCCGCGCCGCCGCCGCCAATCCGGGCAAAAGCGACGGGCGCATCGCCTTCATGTCCTCGCTGATCGGATTGGCGAGTGAATGCGCCGCGCCACCAAACAGCGCCGCCTCTCGTTCGGCGATGAAGCTCCAGGTCATCGCCTGGTCGAGCCCGCGCGCCGCTACCGCGCGCCGCACCCGCCGCTCGACCATTTGTGCGCGGGTCGCGACGGGCTTTGCCACGCCGTCTGGCCGCGGCAGCGGGGTCGACGGCAGACGGTCGAGCCCGACCATCCGCACGACTTCCTCGACCAGGTCAGCGGTGCCGTCGACATCGCGCCGCCAGCTCGGGACGATCGCCTCGCCGCCTTCGAGCCTGAACCCCAGCCGCTCGAGAATCGCGACCTGCTCGGCCTCGGCGACCTCGATCCCGCCGAGGCTCGCCACGCGATCGGGCCGGAACGGGACTCGGCGCTCGGCCACCGGCGGCTCGCCCGCGCGCACGGCCCGGCTCGCTTCGCCGCCGCAATGCTCGAGGATTAGCCCGGTGAGGATCGCCAGCCCGTCGTCAAGGAACGCCGGGTCGACCCCGCGCTCGAAGCGCGACCGCGCATCGCTGGTCAGGCCAAGCGCCTGGCCGGTGCGCGCGATCCGCTGCGGGTCGAAAAAAGCGATCTCCAGCAGCACGTCGCCGGTGCCGTCCTGCACCCCGCTGTGCGCCCCGCCCATGATCCCGGCGATGTCGTGCACCCCCGCATCGTCGGCAATGACCGTCATCTCGGGGCTGAGCACATAGTCCTTGTCGTTGAGCGCGGTGACCGTCTCGCCGTCCTGCGCCCGCCGCGCCACCACCGCTCCGCTCAGCGTGGCCAGATCATAGGCGTGCGCCGGCCGTCCAAGGTCGAGCATGACATAGTTCGTGAGGTCGACCAGCGCCGAGATCGGCCGCTGCCCGGCCGCCTTGAGCCGCTGCTGCAGCCAGTCGGGCGACGGCCCGTTGCGCACCCCGCGGATGACCCGCCCGAAGAACGCCGGACAGCCTTCCGGGTCGTCGGTGCGGATCTCGACCGGGCAGTCGAAGCTGCCCTCGACATTCGGCACCGCGAGCGGCTTCAGCGTCCCCAGCCCGGCCGCGGCCAGGTCGCGGGCAATGCCGCGCACGCCCATGCAGTCCTGGCGGTTCGGCGTGATGGCGACGTCGAACACCGGGTCGTCAAGCCCGGCGAAGTCGGCGAAGCTCGTGCCCACCGGCGCGTCGGCGGCGAGCTCGATGATGCCGTCATGGTCGTCGCCCAGCTCGAGCTCGCGGCTCGAGCACATCATGCCGTTCGATTCGACCCCGCGGATCGCTGCTTTCTTCAACGTGAAGCCGCTGCCCGGCACATGGGTCCCCGGACCGCCGAACACGCCGACCAGGCCGGCCCGTGCATTGGGCGCGCCGCACACCACCTGGAGCGGAGCGCCGTCGCCGGTGTCGACGCTGAGCACCTGCAACTTGTCGGCCTGCGGGTGCGGCGCCGCGCTCACGACACGAGCGACAACGAACGGCCGCAACGCCTCGGCCGGATTGGCGACGTCCTCGACCTCCAGCCCGATCGCCGTCAGCTTGTCGGCAATCGCCGTCGCGTCCGCCGACGTCTCGAAGTGTTCCTTCAACCACGACAGGGAGAACTTCACGCGCCCACTCCCCCGCTCAGCGTCGGCACGTCGAGGAAACCGAAGCCGTAATGCTTGAGCCACCGCAAATCGCCGTCGAAGAAGGCGCGCAGGTCGTCCATGCCATATTTAAGCATTGCCAGCCGATCGACCCCGGTGCCGAACGCAAAGCCCTGCCATTCCTCG of Sphingomonas mesophila contains these proteins:
- the pheT gene encoding phenylalanine--tRNA ligase subunit beta; amino-acid sequence: MKFSLSWLKEHFETSADATAIADKLTAIGLEVEDVANPAEALRPFVVARVVSAAPHPQADKLQVLSVDTGDGAPLQVVCGAPNARAGLVGVFGGPGTHVPGSGFTLKKAAIRGVESNGMMCSSRELELGDDHDGIIELAADAPVGTSFADFAGLDDPVFDVAITPNRQDCMGVRGIARDLAAAGLGTLKPLAVPNVEGSFDCPVEIRTDDPEGCPAFFGRVIRGVRNGPSPDWLQQRLKAAGQRPISALVDLTNYVMLDLGRPAHAYDLATLSGAVVARRAQDGETVTALNDKDYVLSPEMTVIADDAGVHDIAGIMGGAHSGVQDGTGDVLLEIAFFDPQRIARTGQALGLTSDARSRFERGVDPAFLDDGLAILTGLILEHCGGEASRAVRAGEPPVAERRVPFRPDRVASLGGIEVAEAEQVAILERLGFRLEGGEAIVPSWRRDVDGTADLVEEVVRMVGLDRLPSTPLPRPDGVAKPVATRAQMVERRVRRAVAARGLDQAMTWSFIAEREAALFGGAAHSLANPISEDMKAMRPSLLPGLAAAARRNLDRGAASVRLFEVGRRYLAEGERPTLSLLLAGDKAPRDWRSGKAQGFDAFDAKAEALAILEAAGAPVGNLQLTMNAGETWHPGRSATLGLGKTVLAAFGELHPRIARALDLPAGTVAADIYLDAVPAPRASGRARPAFAPPVLQPVTRDFAFWVPPELSADALVRAVKGADKALIADARLFDCYEGETGLSLAVEVTLQPSEATLTEAEIAAVSARVVAAAEKLGAKLRG